The Pseudomonas sp. HOU2 DNA window CTGCTGCGGTCACCGAGTTTTTCCGCTTGCTGGTAATAAACCACCGCTTCACCGGGGCGATCCGGCATGGCGCAACGGCCGAGCGCACGATAATCGCCAGCGGCTTGCGGGTGATTGCCAAGCGCTTGCTGAACAGCATTGCACTGACCGTTTTCCGCCAGTTGCGCAAGCAATTGGCCGCGAGTGGCACCGTCGATATGACGGATCAGTAATGCCATCCGCTGCTGCTGTGCGGGCGTGGTCTGTTTGGCTGACGCGTAGATTCCGGCCAGACGCTGCAGCGCGGTGCCTGGCAGGCGTGCGCCGAAGCGGTCATAGGCGTTTTCCAGCAGTTCCTGAGCGTGGGCACGATCACCGCTGTCGAGTGCGAGGAAACTGGCCTGATTCAGCGACGCCAGATCGCCGGTCTGACGGTAGTGGTATTCCCACAGCGTTTGCTCCTCGGTGCGGCGCCCCATGGTTTGGGCCAGTTGCGCGCGGCGTTTGACCACAGCCGGGGTCTGTTGTTGCCCGGCGAGCCAGACCATGACCTTGCTGCTCTGGCCCTGTTCCTGCCAGACATCGAGCAGTTGCGCCTGTCGCCGACTATCCCACGGTTGCGGCAACGTCGTACTCTGCAGCAGATCGGTGGCTTGCAGGCGCTGGGCGAGCACCAGCCACGCTTGTGGATCATCGCTTGGCTGGCAACTGCGCAGTTGTGTCAGTGCGGCTTCAGGGTCGTGACGCGACAACCAGTCGGCGGTTTCCAGGCAGGGGCGCTGCAGGTCGTTGCTCAGGCGTTGAACGCTGGGCACATCGTCGGTCTGGCGTGCCAGTTCCCACAGCCGCTGGCGTTGCGCCGGATCCGCCAGGTCTTCGGCTGGCAGTGACTGCAACCAGCGCTGAGCCTGTTGATCGTGGCCCATGGCGATGGCACGGTCGACCATCGCCAGGCGCACCTTGCGCGCGGCTGCAGGACTTGGTGCCTGTTGCAACAGTTGTTGCAGCGGTTTTTCGTCCAGTCGCTGCACATAGGCGTTGGCCAGACGTTGCCAGCCCTCGGCATCCAGTTGGTTGCGCGCCGCGAGCGGTGCCAGTTGCTCGATGGTGCCGCTCCAGTCACGCAGTTGCTCTGACCAGTTGGCGCGGGCCAGACGCAAGATGTTGTCGTCGCCCTTGGGCGCCAGTTGCGCCAGCCAGTCGTGGGCCTTGGCCGCGCCACCGAATTTAGCCAGGCTCAAGCTGTAGGCCTGCCACAGGCGCACGCGGTCGTTAAGGTCGCTGGTCGCCATCCATTGCTCGACCTGGGTGCTGCTCGGCGGATCCTGTTCGATCCAGGTCAGGCGCAGGTCGAGAGTGGCTGCGCTGTCGCGTTCCGGCAACGCTTCGACGGCGTCCTTGTAACGGCGTTGCTTGGCCAGGGCGTCCACCAGCAGCGCCCGAGCTTCATCATTTTTTGGAACCTTCTCCAGCAGGTGGCGCATCAGGCGTTCGACTTCTTTCCAGTTGCCTTTCTTCGCTTCGCGGTAGCTGCGGTCCATGTACGGATAGCTGCGGAACTGTTCGAAATCGCTCAGCGGCGCGGCTTGCAGCGGGTAGGCGCTGCTCAGACCGAGCAGCAGACTGCCCATCAACAAGGTATGACGATGTACTGGTTTCATGCGACCTCCCGGACGATGCGGTAAGCCGCTTGTTGTTCACTGGCCTGATCGGCCAGGGCTTGCTGGAGTACTTCCTCAGTGATCATGCCGCGGGAAATCAAGTGTTCACCGAGGGACATCTTGTCCGCGTCGAAATCGATCAGTGCCTGATTGAACAGGGTCGGCGGCACCATGCCGCGCACCTGCAGCAGATTGCCGAGCAACACCTGATGGCGGCTCACCCGTTCCAGCAGGGCTTCGTCGTCCTGATGACGTTCGAGCACTTGCAGCATATGAAGCACTTCCTCATTTTGCCGGGGACTGGCGTACCAGTAGCGAATCCCCAGCGTCACGCGGCCCTGTGGTGCCAGTCGGCAGCGCACCGGGCGTTTCAATTGGCGACTGATGGCGCCGAGCGAAACCTGGCTGACCGGGCCTTCGGAGGCCAGCACCAGAGTCTCGCCTTCCTCGGCGACCGGCAGCACGCCGTAGTGGGTCGCAACCCGGCGCGGCACGGCTTCGATCAGACGTTTATCGAGCTTGAACGGATTGAGCGGTGCCCATTCCAATTCGAGCTGTTCGGCCAGTTCTTGCACCAGTTGGGTGCTGTTGATGTACTCACGCAGCAGCAGTTCACGGCCCAGACGGCGACGCACGGGGCTGGTGATCGCGGCTTCGAGTTGCTCTTCGGTGAGCAGGCCTTTATCCACCAGTCGGTGACCCAAGGGGGTACGCTGGGCCTTGGTCAATGCCGGAAATTCGTGGGTTGTCTTGTCCCAGGCTACGCGCCGCGAATCGCCCATCTCCATGACCTGACGCAGCGCGCGCAGGTTGGCGAAGAAGTTGACGAAGTTGCTCCACATCATGCGGGGTGCCGAGAGCAGGCCCTCGACCAGCCCGTAATAACGGGTAACGAACCAACCGCGCTGAAACAGCCGGTTGAGCAGCATGAAGCCGTTGAGCCATAGCAATACCGAGAGCAGCGAGCTGTCGGAGAGAATCGATGGATAGCGCCACGAGTCGGGCGAAATCACCGTAATCAGCCACATCGCGATCAGCACCACGAACAGCAGGTTGACCAGAAAACTCAACATGTAGGCGATCAGGCCGCGACGGTCACGCCACAGGAAGTAGTTGAGCAGGCCCTTGCGGCTCCAGCCGAGGTTTTTCGTGCCCTGAAAGACGATGCCGACGATCCAGCGCGATTTCTGCCGGATCGCATGTTGCAGGTCGCGAGGAAAATGCTCGCGCACGCAGATCACTTGGGAGAACTCGCGGTTCATGCCGAGCACCCACGGTTGCTCCAGTGCCAGCTTCGGATCACTGACCGAGTAACGGGCAAAGATGCACTTCATGCCTTTTTGCTTCAGGCGGAAGCCGATGTCGTAGTCCTCGGTGAGACTCTGCACATCGAAGGCGATGCCGTCGCCGTCTTCGAGCAGGGCGCTGATCGCCTTGCGACTGAAGCAGGTGCCGACCCCGGCGCTCGGCACCTGGCCGGTCAGCGCTTCGCGGACGATGACGTCTTTGCCGTGGTTCTCGGCGAACTCGTCGACATAGTGCCCGGCGGTAAAACCTTTCCATTCGGGGGCGTAGGGGTAGACCGGGATCTGAATCAGGTCCTTGTTCGGCAGCAGATAGTTGAACAGGCGCAATTCCATCGGCGAAATCACGTCTTCGGCGTCGTGCAGGATGAAGCCGGCGAACTGGATTTTCGCCTCGCTTTCAAAGCGCAAAATCGCGTCGATGATGTTGTTCAGGCAGTCGGCCTTGCTGGTCGGGCCGGGGCGGGCGCAGACCACTTTGTGCACGTTGGGGTAGTGCTGGCAGACCGCGTCGACGTCGGCCTGGGTTTCGGCGTCGTTGGGGTAGGTGCCGACGAAAATCTGATAGTTCTCGTAATCGATGGTCGAGGCTGCCAGTCGTGCCATTTCGCCGACCACACCGACTTCATTCCACGCCGGTACCATGATTGCCAGCGGCTTTTCGGGAATGGTGTAGAGCCGCTGTTCGTCGGCGCGCTCGAATTTTTCGTAGATCCGCCAGCGTCGGATCAGCTTGCGGAACCAGTAGACCAGGTCGATGAACAGGTCATCCAGACCGAGGAAGAACATCAACAGGGCGAGGCCAATCGCCACATATTTAAGAGCAAACAGCACGTACGCAAAGAAGTCGACCCAACCCAGACTCATACGTCGGTACCCGCCGCCGAGCGAGCGCTCAGCCAGGCGTGGAGGCGGGTGGCGATCAGTTCACTGGCGTGGCCGTCGCCATAAGGAAAGTGCACGCGACTCATGCGGGTGTAGGTGTCTTTGTCGTCCAGTAAACGGCTGGACTCTTCGACGATACGTGCCTTGTCTGTTCCCACCAGCAGCATGGTGCCGCTTTCCAGCACCGACGGCCGTTCGGTCACATCGCGTAGCACCAGCAACGGTTTGCCGATGGCCGGCGCTTCTTCCTGTACACCACCGGAATCGGTGAGGATGAAATGCGCCCGACCCATCAACCAGACAAAATTCGGGTAGTCCTGCGGGGCGATCAGATAGATGTTGGGTTTGTCCGAGAGAGTGCCATACACCACTTCCTGCACCAGCGGGTTGAGGTGTACCGGGTAGACAAACTGTACTTGCGGGTAACGCTCGGCGAGTTCGGCCAGCGCCTGACAGATGTTGCGAAAGCCATCGCCGATGTTTTCCCGGCGATGGCTGGTGATCAGGATCATCCGGCGTTGATCATCGAGTACAGCCAGCGGCGAGTCTGCGGCGGGCTGCCAGTGGGTTTGTTGCTGGTGATCGCGCATCCACAGCAAGGCATCGATCACGGTATTGCCGGTGATCTCGATGTTGTCCTCGGGCACGCCTTCGCGCAGGAGATTGGCAGCTGTCTTTGAGGTCGGCGGGAAATGCAGGTCGGCGATCACCCCGGTCAGACGCCGATTGGCTTCCTCCGGCCAGGGGGCGCGCAGGTTGCCGGTGCGCAGGCCCGCTTCGACGTGGCCGATCGGCAATTGGCGATTGAACGCGGCGAGGGCGGCGATGAAGCTGGTAGTGGTGTCACCGTGTACCAGCACGATGTCCGGTTTGATGCGTTCGTAGGCCTGGTCGAGCTGTCCGAGCAGGTTCTGCGAGAGGCCGTTGATGGTCTGGCCCTGAGTCATCACTTGCAGGTCTTCGTCGACCGTCAGTTCAAAGGCGTCGAGCACTTGGGTGAGCATCTCCCGATGCTGGCCGGTGGAACAGATGTTCAGTTGGATGTCAGGCCACTGACGCAGAACCCGGGCCAACGGGGCCATTTTGATGGCCTCCGGACGAGTACCGAAAACCATCATGACTTTGAACGACATTGACCCCTCCTGGGACATGGCAACGCCGGGCGAAAACGCCGCGAGCGTGTGTTCTCTTGCTGAGAAATAAAGAAAAGCAGCCGGAAGGGAGCTTGTCCAATCCGGCGCGAGGCTTGTGTGTTACCGATGATTTGGAACGAAAGTGCCATCGATTGAATGGCACTTAGGTGGCACTTTCAGCAAAAGTTCCGCTGACGTGGGCGAGGGAGGGTGCAGAGGGTACGCAGGGTATGACGCAGCCAGAGCAGATCATGCTGTGGCTGGCGGGCCAGGGCAGGCGCTTTGGTTCTGCCGATGTGTCGGGCGAAATCTTCACTTAATGTTTCTGCCGTGCCGATGCCTTTGAGCTTCTTCATGAGTTTGCCGTTCTTGTAGAACAGCACGGTCGGCGTGCCGGTAACCAGCGGATGACGCGGCGACTCACGGGTATTGAGCATGTAAATGTTGGCCCGCAGCCGATACGGCTCGGCCACCTCGCGAAACACCGGCCCGGCCCATTCGCAGGCGGGGCAGTGATCGTTGGCGAAGTACAGGATCACCGGACGCCAGGTTTTCAGGGCTTTGCGGTAGATCGGAGCCAAGCGGGAAGACGTGGTCATCGTGCTCACTGTTATCTCCTTTTCAGTGACCATCCGAGAACGATTTCGAAAGTTAAGAGCAGAAACCAAAGCGTGTCTACTGTCAGACCTGACAGGTGTGCGAATACTTTTTTGAGCGTTGAATGAATGAGCCGCTTCCTGAGCACATTGATTCCCGATGACGCACGGAGGTGTTCGACTCAATGAAAGGACTTGCAAACATGAGTGCAGAAAATCTGATTCTCAATGGTGATTTTTCTCAAGGCGAAAAGCACTGGCAAATTCATAAACCCGTTCACAATCCAAAAGCGAAGGCCGAGTTCCGTGACGGTTATTGTCATGTAGAGTGGGGTGTCTTGGTGAGCCAAACAGTGGAACTGGAAATCGGCAAGTACCGTCTGAGCTTTGAATCTCTTTTTCGCGAGGCTTCCGAGAGCTACGTGAATCTGGCTCTGGAGATGACGGGTTACCGACAAGAACTAAAAATTCAGCCTGGGAGGGATTACTCGCACACCGCAATCGAGTTTGAGGTTACTAAAGTTGCAGAGGGTAAAAAGGATTGGTTTTCGTTGGGGATGAATGGGCACCAGGCCGGCGGGAAGTTTCGCAAGATCAAGCTCGTTCAGATTTCTTGACCCTTAACGAATGAAGCGCAGGGTAAGAAGCTGATTCTCACATAAAAGAGCTCGTCGGGATCGGATTCAATCCAATCCGATCCCGGCAACACCGAAAGGGTGCTAAGTGCTCACCAAACGTGTCACCAATGCCCAACTTTGTTGCCAATCGTAGCGCTGGATTTCCCTGCGTCCGCGTACCCAGTTTATCTCCAAAATGTAACTCACTGATTCAAAGTACGTTTTTATCTATGAGACGGTCACCGCTTCCTGTGGCACACTTTCTGCTGTCTATTCCGTAGTAACAAACCGTGTTCCGGTATAGCGGAATAAACATCATCTGGAGTGCTTGCCATGCATCGCCGTCCTTCGTTGTTCAAAGCGTGTGTTTTCGTTCTTGCGGCTTCGTCCGCTGTGATGGGCATGGCCCAGGCAGCCGATAGCAAGCTCGACAGTGTTCTGGCCCGTGGCAAATTGATTGTCGGCACTGGCAGCACCAATGCGCCGTGGCACTTTCAGGGGGCGGACGGCAAGTTGCAGGGCTTTGATATTGATATCGCCAGGATGGTGGCCAAAGGACTGTTCAATGACCCGAGCAAGGTCGAGTTCGTCGTGCAGTCGTCCGATGCGCGGATTCCCAATCTGCTGACCGACAAGGTCGACATGAGCTGCCAGTTCATCACCGTTACCGCCAGTCGTGCGCAGCAAGTGGCGTTCACCCTGCCGTACTACCGCGAAGGTGTTGGCCTGCTGCTGCCGGCCAACAGCAAGTACAAGGAAATCGAAGACCTGCAGGCCGCTGGCGACAGCGTCACCGTGGCCGTGCTGCAAAACGTCTACGCCGAAGAATTGGTGCATCAGGCGCTGCCCAAGGCCAAGGTCGATCAGTACGACAGTGTCGACCTGATGTATCAGGCGGTGAACTCCGGCCGCGCCGACACCGCCGCCACCGACCAGTCCTCGGTCAAATACCTGATGGTGCAGAACCCTGGCCGCTACCGTAGCCCGACCTACGCCTGGAGCCCACAAACCTACGCCTGTGCAGTCAAGCGCGGCGATCAGGACTGGCTGAACTTCGTCAACACCGCCCTGCATGAAGCCATGACCGGCGTCGAGTTCCCGACTTACGCGGCCTCCTTCAAGCAATGGTTCGGTGTCGACCTGCCGTCGCCGGCCATCGGTTTCCCAGTCGAATTCAAATGATCCCGTGAGAGCGGGGCGCCTGAATCGCCCCGCTCAAGGTACTGCTGACCATGAACTATCAGTTGAACTTTGCCGCCGTATGGCGCGATTTCGACACCTTGCTGGCGGGGCTCGGTCTGGGTCTCGAACTGGCGCTGGTGTCGATCGCCATCGGCTGCGTGATCGGCCTGCTGATGGCGTTTGCCTTGCTGTCGAAGCATCGCGCCTTGCGGGTGCTGGCCTCGGTGTACGTCACGGTGGTGCGTAACACGCCGATTCTGGTGTTGATTCTGTTGATCTACTTTGCCTTGCCAAGCCTGGGCATTCGTCTGGACAAGATCCCGTCGTTCATCATCACGCTGTCGCTGTATGCGGGTGCTTATCTGACCGAAGTGTTCCGTGGCGGTTTGCTGAGCATTCCCAAAGGCCAGCGTGAAGCCGGGCTGGCGATCGGACTCGGTGAGTGGCAGGTCAAGGCCTACGTCACCGTGCCGGTCATGCTGCGCAACGTGTTGCCGGCGCTGTCGAACAACTTCATCTCGCTGTTCAAGGACACCTCGCTGGCCGCCGCGATTGCGGTGCCGGAGCTGACCTATTACGCGCGCAAGATCAACGTCGAAAGCTACCGGGTGATCGAAACCTGGCTGGTGACCACGGCGTTGTATGTCGCGGCCTGTTACCTCATTGCCATGCTGCTGCGTTACCTCGAGCAGCGTCTGGCAATCCGCCGATAGGAGGCTGCGATGTACGAATCTCCCAGTTGGTTGCATGAATTGTGGGTGGCACGCGAGACGTTGCTGCAAGGCTTTCTGACCAGCGTGCAGGTGTCGGCGCTGGCGATTCTGTTCGGCACATTGCTCGGGGTTGTCACCGGTCTGATGCTGACTTACGGCAAGTTCTGGATGCGCGCGCCGTTCCGCTTTTATGTCGACATTATTCGCGGCACGCCGGTGTTTGTACTGGTGCTGGCCTGCTTCTACATGGCGCCGGCGCTGGGCTGGCAGATCAGCGCGTTTCAGGCCGGTGCGCTGGGCCTGACGCTGTTTTGCGGCTCGCACGTTGCCGAGATCGTGCGCGGTGCCTTGCAGGCATTGCCACGGGGGCAGATGGAGGCGAGCAAGGCGATCGGCCTGACGTTTTATCAATCCCTCGGTTATGTGCTGCTGCCCCAGGCGTTGCGGCAGATCCTGCCGACCTGGGTCAACTCGTCCACCGAAATCGTCAAGGCTTCGACCTTGCTCTCGGTGATCGGCGTCGCTGAATTGCTGCTCAGTACCCAACAGATCATCGCCCGGACCTTCATGACCCTGGAGTTCTACCTGTTCGCCGGTTTTCTGTTCTTCGTCATCAACTACGGCATCGAATTACTCGGCCGGCACATTGAAAAGCGGGTGGCCCTGCCATGACTCAAGCTCAAGTTTCCAACGTTCAGCACGCTCAGCCGCTGCTGGACATCCGTGGCCTGCACAAGCAGTACGGCGCAGTCGAAGTGCTCAAGGGCGTCGACCTGAGCATGCAGCGCGGTAACGTCGTGACGCTGATCGGCTCCAGCGGTTCGGGCAAGACCACCTTGCTGCGCTGCGTGAACATGCTCGAAGAGTTTCAGGGCGGGCAGATCCTGCTTGATGGCGAGTCCATCGGCTATGACGAGGTCGGCGGTAAACGCGTGCGTCATGCGGAAAAAGTCATCGCCCGCCATCGCGCCATGACCGGCATGGCCTTCCAGCAATTCAACCTGTTCCCGCATCTGACAGCCCTGCAGAACGTCACCCTCGGTCTGCTCAAGGTAAAGAAAATGCACAAGGACGAAGCCGTGGTGCTGGCCGAGAAATGGCTGGAGCGGGTCGGCCTGCTGGAACGGCGCAATCACTTTCCCGGGCAGTTGTCCGGCGGGCAGCAACAGCGCGTGGCGATTGCCCGGGCGATTGCGATGAACCCGAGCCTGATGCTGTTCGACGAAGTCACCTCGGCCCTCGACCCGGAGCTGGTCGGTGAAGTGCTTAACGTGATCAAGGGTCTGGCCGAAGACGGCATGACCATGTTGCTGGTGACCCACGAGATGCGTTTCGCCTTCGAGGTCTCGGACAAGATCGTGTTCATGAATCAGGGGCGCATCGAAGAGCAGGGGCCGCCCAAGGAACTGTTCGAACGCCCGCAATCACCGCGTCTGGCTGAGTTTCTCAAGAGCACGCGGTTCTAATTTTTGCTTTGTAATCAGGAGAAGTACCCATGAGCATTACTCGATACGGCACCGGCAGCACCGCCGCTGGCGGTCAGCCACGTCCCTTCGCGCGCGCGGTTGAAGCGGATGGCTGGCTGCACGTGTCCGGCCAGGTGCCGGCGGTGGATGGCGAGATCATCGTTGGTGGTATCGTCGAGCAGACCCACCAGACCATGAAAAACCTGATCGCGATTCTCGAAGAGGCCGGTTATGGCCTGGAAGATGTGGTGCGGGCCGGCGTATGGCTGGACGATCCACGGGATTTCAGCAGTTTCAACAAGGTCTTCGGCGAGTACTTCAAACCCGAGCACGCCCCGGCACGGGCCTGTGTGCAGGCGAGCATGATGGTCGATTGCAAGGTCGAGATCGACTGCATCGCCTACAAGAAAAAGGTTTGAGTGATGGCTGCCCCTCACCCTAACCCTCTCCCGGAGGGAGAGGGGACTGGTCTGTATCGATGCGAATTTTGCGTATGACGCTTACATTTGCATCGATACGGTCAGGCTCCCTCTCCCTCCGGGAGAGGGCGGGGGGTGAGGGCCTCGATCCAACTGACACAACACCTCAGGCCAGTTACCATCCCGGCACTTCTTATGGGAACCACTGACATGACCGAAGACACCATCAAACGCCGGGCCCGTGGTCTGGACCGGGCGTTCGATATCCTCGATTTCCTCAAGGAGATTGGCCAGCCGCTGCGTCCGAACGACATTGCCAATGGCATCGGCAGCCCGAAATCCACGGTCTACGAACTGGTGGCATCGCTGCTGGAACGACGGATTCTGGAGCCGGTGGGCAAGGACGGTCACGTCTATCTCGGTCGCCAGTTGTACTTCCTCGGGCAGGCGCATCTGCGCCATTTCGACCTCAGTCGCGAGGCCGATCACGCCTTGCAGGAAATCGTCAGCCAGACCCGGGAAACCGCGCAGATGTGCCTGCTCAACGGGCGCAAATACACGGTGGCATTGATGAAGGAGGGCGAGCGGCACTTCCGTATTTCTTCCGACATCGGCGAAAACGCGCCGATCCCGTGGACCGCGTCCGGACGCCTGCTGCTGGCGCATTTGAGCGACCAGCAGATCATCGACCTGATCGACGAGGACGACTACATCCTGCCCGACGGCGAACGCCTGCCGCTGGAACGCTTTCTGGCGGAGATCCGGCAGGCCGGCATCGACGGTTTCTTCTCCTTCGACAGCGTGGCCGACACCTTCACCCATTGCTTTGCTGCTCCGGTCAAAGACCCCAGTGGCATCGCCATCTGCACCCTGTGCATCGTCGCCCCACGGGCCGATGCGAAGAACAATTACGACGACTATCGCCGGGTGCTGATCGAGAGCGCCAACAGCCTCGCCCGGCGCATCAACGAATAACCGCGGCTGCCTGCGGCCGCGAATGAATGCGAGGAGTTTGACCATGACGACTGCCATCAATACCGCTGTGGAAAAGGGCGACGCTGCCATTGGCGCGCAGCTTGTGCGTGACGTCAGCCTGCCGGCGCTGGTGCTGCACCGCGAGGCGCTGGAGCACAACATTCGCTGGATGCAGAAGTTTGTCAGCGACAGCGGCGCCGAGCTCGCGCCCCACGGCAAGACCAGCATGACCCCGGCGCTGTTCCAGCGTCAGCTCGACGCTGGCGCGTGGGGTATCACCCTCGCGAGCGCCACCCAGACCCGCGCCGCATACGCCCAAGGTGTACGCCGGGTGCTGATGGCCAACCAACTGGTCGGCACGCCGAACATGGCGCTGATCGCCGATCTGCTGGCCGATGTCGATTTCGATTTCTACTGCATGGTCGATCACCCGGACAACGTCGCCGATCTCGGCGCGTACTTCGCTTCGCGCGGGGTCAAGTTGAACGTGATGATCGAGTACGGCGTGGTCGGTGGCCGTTGCGGTTGCCGCAGTGAGCAGGAAGTCATCGAACTGGCCAAGGCGATCAACGCACAACCGGCGCTGGCCCTGACTGGCATCGAAGGTTACGAAGGGGTGATCCACGGTGATCACGCGGTCAGCGGCATTCGTGAATTCGCCGCGTCGCTGGTGCGCCTGGCGGTGCAGTTGCAGGACAGCGGCGCGTTTGCCATTGCCAAGCCGATCATCACTGCCTCGGGGTCGGCGTGGTACGACCTGATCGCCGAGTCGTTCGAGGCGCAGAATGCGAGCGGACGCTTCCTCAGCGTGCTGCGCCCGGGCAGTTATGTCGCCCACGACCATGGCATCTACAAGGAAGCGCAATGCTGCGTGCTGGATCGTCGTAGCGATCTGCACGAAGGCTTGCGCCCGGCGCTGGAAGTCTGGGCGCACGTGCAATCGCTGCCGGAGCCGGGTTTCGCGGTGATCGCCCTCGGCAAGCGCGATGTGGCATTCGATGCCGGCCTGCCGGTGCCGTTGCTGCGCTACAAGGCCGGTGTGGTGCCGGCGGTCGGCGATGATGTGGGTGCGTGCAAGGTGACAGCGGTGATGGACCAGCATGCGTTCATGAGCGTGGCGCCGGGGGTTGAGTTGCGGGTGGGCGACATCATTTCCTTCGGCACCTCGCACCCGTGCCTGACCTTCGACAAGTGGCGGGTGGGGTTGCTGGTGGATGAGCAGTTGGTGGTGGTCGAGAGCATGGAGACTTGTTTCTAAGGCTTGGAACCGCGTTGCGGCCAATCGCTGGCAAGCCAGCTCCCACAGGGATCTCATGAACTGTGAAGATTGTGTGGGAGCTGGCTTGCCAGCGATGAGGCCGGATCAAACACCACCGAATCAGCAGAGACGCCACCCAATGACCACCCTCAGCCCCCTGGGCCCGAACACCCCGCGCATCGCCCTGATCGGCGAGTGCATGATCGAACTCCAGCACCGCGCCGATGGCAGCCTGCAGCAAAGCTTCGGCGGCGATACCTTGAACACCGCTGTGTACCTGTCCCGCGCCCTCGGCGAGAAAGCCCAGGTCGATTACGTCACCGCGCTCGGCGACGACAGCTTCAGCGACGCCATGTGCCAGAGTTGGGTCGACGAAGGCATTGGCCTGGATCTTGTGCAGCGACTGCCCGGTCGTCTGCCGGGCCTGTACTGCATTCAGACCGACGCCAATGGCGAGCGGCGTTTCCTTTATTGGCGCAATGAGGCGGCGGTGCGCGATTGCTTCACCACCCCGGCCGCCGAGCCGATTCTGGCGGCGCTGGCGGACTACGACGTGTTGTATTTCAGCGGCATCACCCTCGCGGTGCTGGGGGCCAAGGGTCGCGAGCGCTTGATCCAGACCCTGATCGAAGCCCGCCAGCGCGATGCGCGGATCGTCTTCGACAACAACTATCGGCCACGTTTGTGGGCCTCACAGGAAGAGGCGCGGGCGGCCTATCGCAGCGTGTTGCCGCACGTCGATCTGGCGTTGCTGACTGTGGATGACGAGCAGGCGCTGTTCCATTTTTCCGATTGCGACGCGGTGTTCGAGGCGTACGCGCAGATCGGCACGCCGGAAGTGGTGCTCAAGCGCGGCGCCGAGGCGTGTCTGATTCGTTGTGATGGCGAGGCGTTCGAAGTGCCGGCGCAGAAGGTCGACAAGGTGGTGGATACGACGGCGGCGGGGGATTCGTTCAGTGCGGCGTATCTGGCCAGGCGTTTGCTGGGTGGCAGTCCGGTCGAGGCAGCGCAGGCGGGGCATTGGCTGGCGAGTCGGGTCATCCAGTTCCCGGGAGCATTGATTCCTAAAAAGTGAGTGTTCTTGTGGCGAGGGAGCTTGCTCCCGCTCGACTGCGCAGCAGGCGCAAGCCTTGTCGGGGCGGCTCCGCCACCCAGCGGGAGCAAGCTCCCTCGCCACAAACGCCCGAAAGCAAAGCCTTCAATCGCGGAAAAACACCTGCACCAGGTGATAGCCGAACTTGCTCTTGATCGGCCCATGCACCGTGCGCAGCGGCTTTTTGAAGATCACCGCATCAATCGCGCCGACCATCTGCCCCGGCCGCACTTCACCCAGATCACCGCCGCGCTTGCCGGACGGGCAGGTCGAATATTTCT harbors:
- a CDS encoding peptidylprolyl isomerase, with amino-acid sequence MKAQARHILVKTAEEAEQLKQRIAKGEAFDVLAKKYSTCPSGKRGGDLGEVRPGQMVGAIDAVIFKKPLRTVHGPIKSKFGYHLVQVFFRD